In the genome of Cygnus olor isolate bCygOlo1 chromosome Z, bCygOlo1.pri.v2, whole genome shotgun sequence, one region contains:
- the LIX1 gene encoding protein limb expression 1 homolog isoform X2, with protein sequence MDRTWESLQLVIAHVLPHRDPALVFKDLNVVAILQEFWESKQKQKAIFPSEGIIVYESLSSLGPPFVSYVTLPGGSCFGNFQSCLSRAEARRDAAKVALINSLFNELPCRRITKEFIIESVREAVSSTSGNLKDADDPSTSIGAYHYMLESNIGKTMLEFQELMIVFQLLHWNGSLKALRETKCSRQYSLDEKMRSHMALDWIMKEQESPGIISQELQVALRELEEVRKAGQELRFYKEKKEILSLALSQIYSDQVITSSWDDQMSLALHGYQ encoded by the exons TGAATGTCGTAGCAATATTGCAGGAGTTCtgggaaagcaaacagaagcagaaggcCATATTCCCAAGTGAAGGCATCATTGTGTATGAATCACTGAGCTCCCTGGGCCCACCATTTGTGAGCTATGTTACCTTGCCAGGAGGAAGTTGCTTTGGTAACTTTCAG agctgcttaagcagagcagaagcaagGCGAGATGCTGCAAAAGTGGCTCTCATCAACTCTCTCTTCAATGAACTTCCCTGTCGCAGGATCACAAAGGAATTCATCATAGAAAGTGTTCGGGAGGCTGTTTCCTCAACCAGT GGTAACCTAAAGGATGCTGATGACCCCAGTACTAGTATTGGAGCCTATCATTACATGCTAGAGTCAAACATTGGAAAGACAATGCTGGAATTTCAG GAGCTGATGATTGTCTTTCAGCTTCTACACTGGAACGGAAGCCTTAAAGCCCTTCGTGAAACAAAGTGCTCCCGGCAG TATTCCTTAGATGAAAAGATGAGAAGTCACATGGCCCTGGACTGGATTATGAAGGAGCAAGAATCTCCAGGAATTATTTCCCAAGAGCTGCAAGTGGCTCTTAGGGAACTGGAGGAAGTCAGGAAAGCCGGGCAAGAACTGAGGttctacaaagaaaagaaagaaatactgagcTTAGCACTGAGTCAGATCTACAGCGATCAAGTTATCACTTCTTCATGGGATGATCAAATGAGCTTGGCCCTACATGGCTACCAGTAA
- the LIX1 gene encoding protein limb expression 1 homolog isoform X1 gives MDRTWESLQLVIAHVLPHRDPALVFKDLNVVAILQEFWESKQKQKAIFPSEGIIVYESLSSLGPPFVSYVTLPGGSCFGNFQSCLSRAEARRDAAKVALINSLFNELPCRRITKEFIIESVREAVSSTSGNLKDADDPSTSIGAYHYMLESNIGKTMLEFQELMIVFQLLHWNGSLKALRETKCSRQEVISYYSQYSLDEKMRSHMALDWIMKEQESPGIISQELQVALRELEEVRKAGQELRFYKEKKEILSLALSQIYSDQVITSSWDDQMSLALHGYQ, from the exons TGAATGTCGTAGCAATATTGCAGGAGTTCtgggaaagcaaacagaagcagaaggcCATATTCCCAAGTGAAGGCATCATTGTGTATGAATCACTGAGCTCCCTGGGCCCACCATTTGTGAGCTATGTTACCTTGCCAGGAGGAAGTTGCTTTGGTAACTTTCAG agctgcttaagcagagcagaagcaagGCGAGATGCTGCAAAAGTGGCTCTCATCAACTCTCTCTTCAATGAACTTCCCTGTCGCAGGATCACAAAGGAATTCATCATAGAAAGTGTTCGGGAGGCTGTTTCCTCAACCAGT GGTAACCTAAAGGATGCTGATGACCCCAGTACTAGTATTGGAGCCTATCATTACATGCTAGAGTCAAACATTGGAAAGACAATGCTGGAATTTCAG GAGCTGATGATTGTCTTTCAGCTTCTACACTGGAACGGAAGCCTTAAAGCCCTTCGTGAAACAAAGTGCTCCCGGCAG GAAGTAATTTCCTACTATTCCCAGTATTCCTTAGATGAAAAGATGAGAAGTCACATGGCCCTGGACTGGATTATGAAGGAGCAAGAATCTCCAGGAATTATTTCCCAAGAGCTGCAAGTGGCTCTTAGGGAACTGGAGGAAGTCAGGAAAGCCGGGCAAGAACTGAGGttctacaaagaaaagaaagaaatactgagcTTAGCACTGAGTCAGATCTACAGCGATCAAGTTATCACTTCTTCATGGGATGATCAAATGAGCTTGGCCCTACATGGCTACCAGTAA